The Sporocytophaga myxococcoides DSM 11118 genome includes the window AAATATAACATTCAGTTATTCAGCAGATTAACAAACAAGCCTTATCAATTTAGGAATGACAGTAAATTTCAAACGAACGGTAACTCTAATGGAGGAAAAATCTAAAAATCAGCAATTTATGATTGATGAAAGGGCTAAGATATTAAAAATAGATTTGTATACAGCATAATTGTATTTTTTAAATGAGGTTTTCCCATATCTCTTCCAGTAGCTTATATATCTCTTGCTCAAACTGTTGCTCCTCCAGATACCGGTCTAGAAAAAGAACTTATCAAGCTTATTTTCAATTACTTACAACTTTGTTTAAAATTAATCTAAATAAAAATTGACTTAAGTTAACCTGGATTGTAGTTTTGCAGGCAATTAGGAATAGTATTAAAAACAGACATATGCCTGTTTCTTTATAGTAAAGCTTTCTTATGTACTGTTTTACAAATTATTCTTACAAAACTTATGTCTTTTCAAAGATTTGAAGACTTAAGAAATCATTATTAAATACTGCTAAGATGTACATCGTATCAATAATAGAGGGATTGACGAGGTATCGTTAACACAACATTTTTAGCAGCAATTTTTCAATTTGAATAGTTTCTGATTAAATCAATATGAATTACAAGTTAATTGTAACACTATCATTACTGTTGTTGGTTTCAAAAGGACTTATAGCACAAGTGGAGGGTTTGCATACTATCACTGGGACAGTTAAAGACGAATCAGGAACACCATTACCATATATACAGATATCAATTGACTCCATCAACAAAGCAGCCTTCACCGATATTGATGGTGCCTTTGAATTTAAGGATATCCCTTCCGGTACTTATAAAATAACAGCCCAATTACTAGGCTATGTGACAATTACAAAAACAGTAGAGGTTCCGTCCAAGAAACTGGTTTTTATATTAAAAGAAGACTCGCACGAACTAAAAGAAGTAACTATCTCTGGCAAATCACAAGCAAGGCAAATCGAAGAGTCTGCTCAGGCTGCAAAGGTAATTGAAACCAAAGAAGACAAACAAAAAACTGCAGATCTGGGAGAAGTATTGGCACGTGCAGAAGGTGTAAGTGTTCAAAGAGCTGGTGGACTAGGTTCTAATATGCGTTTCTCACTCAATGGCCTCACAGATGATCAGGTTCGGTTTTTCTTAAATGGAATCCCAATGGAATTTTCTCCATATTCTCTGGGACTGGCAAACATTCCTGTAAACTTAGTCAGTGGAATAGTAATCTATAAAGGAGTACTACCCATTCAATTTGGTGCAGATGCTTTAGGTGGTGGTGTCAATGTAGTTACCAATCCTGTAAAACTAGGATTGCATGGTGATCTGTCTTATCAATATGGATCATTCAAAACCCATAGAACTACCATGTCAATATCCCATGGGCATAAAAACTTTTTTGTTATTGCTAACGGATTCTACGATTATTCTGCAAATAATTATAAAGTGGATGTACAAGTGCCCAAACAATCCGGGAAATTGGAAAATGCTACAGTCAGACGTTTTCATGACGATTATAAGGCACATGGATCCAATGTAACTTTTGGCATCAGGAATAAAAAAATTATCGAAGAACTTTCTGCTACTTTATTTTACAACAACTTATATAAAGAAGTACAACATAACAATGTTATGAGTGGGGCTCCTTTCGGACATGTGTACAGACAAAGTAAAAACATCGGGGCCTATTTAACCTCTGACCTAAAACTAAATCACAAATTAAATACAAAAAACGCTTTGGGTTATTGCAAGGTTGAAAGGGAATTTACAGATACATCAGCTTACATTTATAATTGGTATGGAGAGGTGGTAACCAGAAGAAACAATTCTAATTCAGGTGAAATCGGAGGCAACCGAAAAAGCCGGATATTTTTGTGGGACAATAACTTTTTCTGGCGAAGTATTACCTCCTATCAATTGAATGATGCAGCGTTGCTGGCTCTAAGTATAGCTCCGACTTATAGCAACCGCACGGGAGATGAAAAATATTCAGGAACATGGGATCCGGCAACTTCAAGAAGTAAACTGCTTACCTTGGTCAATAGTCTTGCGCTCACCTATACAAAACCAAAATGGGAAAACTACATATTTATAAAACATTACTTACAACAAGGACAGTCTGAAGAGCCATTACCAGCCAATCTGGGAACTAAAAAAAACGATCGGTCTTTCAAAAGCTGGGGTGCTGGAAATGTGCTGGTATTTAACCTGACTTCCAATTTAAAGATCAAACCTTCCTATGAATATGCATACAGATTGCCCCGTCCTGATGAAATCTTTGGTGATGGAGCCTTCGTTGCAGACAATGTAAATTTAAAGCCGGAAAACAGTCACAATTTCAATCTTCAGATTGATTATCTTAAAAAGAAGTCTAATACTATATGGGCTTTTCAATCTAATTTTTTCGGAAGAATGATTAAAGATCTTATCCTGTTCATACCCAACAATGATCGATCTGCTGTATACGAAAATGTATTTTCGGCAAATTCTTTTGGCAT containing:
- a CDS encoding TonB-dependent receptor, translating into MNYKLIVTLSLLLLVSKGLIAQVEGLHTITGTVKDESGTPLPYIQISIDSINKAAFTDIDGAFEFKDIPSGTYKITAQLLGYVTITKTVEVPSKKLVFILKEDSHELKEVTISGKSQARQIEESAQAAKVIETKEDKQKTADLGEVLARAEGVSVQRAGGLGSNMRFSLNGLTDDQVRFFLNGIPMEFSPYSLGLANIPVNLVSGIVIYKGVLPIQFGADALGGGVNVVTNPVKLGLHGDLSYQYGSFKTHRTTMSISHGHKNFFVIANGFYDYSANNYKVDVQVPKQSGKLENATVRRFHDDYKAHGSNVTFGIRNKKIIEELSATLFYNNLYKEVQHNNVMSGAPFGHVYRQSKNIGAYLTSDLKLNHKLNTKNALGYCKVEREFTDTSAYIYNWYGEVVTRRNNSNSGEIGGNRKSRIFLWDNNFFWRSITSYQLNDAALLALSIAPTYSNRTGDEKYSGTWDPATSRSKLLTLVNSLALTYTKPKWENYIFIKHYLQQGQSEEPLPANLGTKKNDRSFKSWGAGNVLVFNLTSNLKIKPSYEYAYRLPRPDEIFGDGAFVADNVNLKPENSHNFNLQIDYLKKKSNTIWAFQSNFFGRMIKDLILFIPNNDRSAVYENVFSANSFGIELGGKTNMFDDKLRLNINTTWQHFYNNSEKGHFARFKGDRIPNRPYYFANAGADYCFKNIISKDDKILLYWHLRYTHQYFLSWESLGDRSSKQVIPDQTLQNIGISYSMPIKDKPSTLSVEIQNFTNKKAYDFFGVQRPGRAVFMKVITQF